A window from Alkalicoccobacillus plakortidis encodes these proteins:
- a CDS encoding flagellar protein FlaG: MDIQPTSPTIPDVNRAQAVVKANHQQKPVGQFDPKPPFGNQEKALNDVENQIESMNDLLSTTPTSIKFNMHKDLDRIYVQVVDLQTKEVVKEIPPEEFLDMVASMLKNAGLIVDERV, translated from the coding sequence ATGGACATTCAACCAACTTCACCAACAATACCTGACGTAAATCGTGCTCAAGCGGTAGTCAAAGCTAATCACCAACAAAAGCCAGTTGGACAGTTTGATCCAAAACCGCCATTCGGTAATCAAGAAAAGGCACTAAATGATGTAGAGAACCAGATTGAGAGTATGAATGATCTACTTAGTACAACACCAACCTCTATTAAATTTAACATGCATAAGGATTTGGATCGTATATATGTGCAAGTGGTGGACCTTCAGACGAAAGAAGTAGTAAAAGAGATCCCACCTGAAGAATTTTTGGATATGGTAGCCTCAATGTTGAAAAACGCAGGATTAATTGTAGATGAAAGAGTGTGA
- the csrA gene encoding carbon storage regulator CsrA codes for MLVLTRKKNEHIQIGEDIEISILAIEGDQIKIGIQAPRHIDIHRKEIYITIQQENAEAVNEFSFDQLKEVLPKL; via the coding sequence ATGCTTGTATTAACACGTAAGAAAAATGAGCATATCCAAATTGGAGAAGATATTGAGATCTCAATTTTAGCTATAGAAGGCGATCAGATTAAAATTGGAATTCAAGCGCCACGTCATATTGATATTCATAGAAAAGAAATTTATATAACAATACAACAAGAAAATGCAGAGGCAGTAAATGAATTTTCATTTGACCAATTAAAAGAAGTACTTCCTAAGCTATAA
- the fliW gene encoding flagellar assembly protein FliW has translation MNIHSKYFGEISIHENEQIIIPAGLPAFEDQKKYVLLPFDEGTPFFVLQSTEKPEVAFITVSPFQYIPDYQLELSDSTIKQLKIQKEEDVAVYVLLTVQDPFEQTTANLQAPVIVNTHSKIGKQVFTNESIYHTKHAIFKPVHQKEVK, from the coding sequence ATGAACATTCACTCTAAATACTTTGGTGAGATTTCGATTCATGAAAATGAACAGATTATAATTCCAGCAGGTCTTCCTGCTTTTGAGGATCAAAAAAAATACGTACTGTTACCTTTTGATGAAGGAACTCCGTTTTTTGTTTTACAGTCAACAGAGAAACCTGAAGTAGCTTTTATTACAGTGTCTCCATTTCAATATATTCCGGATTACCAGTTAGAGCTTTCTGATTCAACGATTAAACAATTAAAGATACAGAAAGAAGAAGATGTTGCTGTATATGTGCTGTTGACCGTTCAAGATCCATTTGAACAAACAACTGCAAACTTACAGGCGCCAGTTATTGTTAATACTCATTCAAAAATTGGAAAGCAAGTATTCACGAATGAATCGATCTACCATACAAAACATGCCATCTTTAAGCCAGTGCACCAGAAGGAGGTTAAATGA
- a CDS encoding DUF6470 family protein, with the protein MITSQVHIHSTDAKIGMQSVRPPMNIDQGAADLSIRKSGSDYLSISQEAASLYIDQSKAFAEANLKSVTQLAADWAAKGRASVQQYAGSKAEEGNQLAKIERGVTVAQLAQQKSQQMPAMSNIAYMPHSIDRVRIQVQPGRLDIQAPTAKMEINATPHPVKIGIPKWNVNTYTMQKPSLSFSVETSS; encoded by the coding sequence ATGATCACAAGTCAAGTTCACATTCATTCAACAGATGCTAAGATCGGTATGCAGTCTGTGCGCCCTCCAATGAACATAGATCAAGGTGCAGCGGACCTCTCTATTCGTAAAAGCGGTTCAGATTATCTCAGTATCAGTCAAGAGGCAGCAAGCTTATATATCGACCAATCAAAAGCATTTGCTGAGGCGAATTTAAAAAGTGTTACACAGCTAGCGGCAGATTGGGCGGCAAAGGGACGTGCTTCCGTTCAACAATATGCTGGTTCAAAGGCAGAAGAAGGCAATCAACTTGCAAAAATAGAGCGAGGAGTGACGGTCGCTCAACTGGCTCAGCAAAAGAGTCAGCAGATGCCTGCAATGAGCAATATTGCGTATATGCCACATTCCATTGATCGAGTGCGCATTCAAGTGCAGCCAGGCAGACTTGATATTCAGGCTCCAACTGCCAAAATGGAGATTAATGCAACACCACACCCTGTAAAAATTGGTATACCTAAATGGAACGTGAATACTTATACGATGCAAAAGCCCTCGCTCTCCTTCTCAGTAGAGACGAGTTCTTGA
- the flgL gene encoding flagellar hook-associated protein FlgL: MRVTQQMLSANTMRYINQGYNQLGKLQDQLTTGKRITRVSQDPVIAMKGLQHRQASSEIGQFKRNISEAQNWLDHSEGVLDQGSQILKRISELAVQASNDTYDEGQRENIAKEIGQLKQYMQDLGNSKVDNRYLFNGANTDKAPIMKDAIMEAGVGPLERGAAPEDFTIVYNGQNFRYLEGENGEFTFQDVRQFGENIDEEDRVLLTIRTTEDDGPTVTFTSPEAGGISTNVELSQVATIENRAVSQNTQDVTIEVNKGIKIPVNVQGSDLFSASLFGDITRLEAALKDPNTTGSDLSGYITDIDNHHATFVSERSEVGVRLNRIDMMVTRLEDQDVNLKKMMTNNEDVDIEETIMNLVMAENVNRVALASGARIMQPSLMDFLR, from the coding sequence ATGAGAGTCACTCAACAAATGCTATCAGCTAACACGATGAGGTATATTAACCAAGGGTATAACCAACTAGGCAAGCTGCAAGACCAGTTAACAACAGGTAAACGGATTACGCGAGTGTCACAGGACCCGGTTATTGCGATGAAAGGTCTTCAACATCGTCAGGCTTCATCAGAAATAGGTCAATTTAAACGAAATATTAGTGAAGCCCAGAACTGGCTCGACCATTCAGAGGGTGTACTAGATCAGGGTTCTCAGATCTTAAAACGTATCTCTGAACTTGCTGTGCAGGCATCAAATGATACATATGATGAAGGTCAACGAGAAAATATAGCCAAGGAAATTGGTCAACTGAAACAATATATGCAAGACTTAGGCAATTCGAAGGTAGATAATCGGTATTTGTTTAACGGAGCAAACACAGATAAAGCACCGATTATGAAGGATGCCATTATGGAGGCAGGGGTTGGTCCACTAGAGAGAGGAGCGGCTCCCGAAGATTTCACCATTGTATATAATGGGCAGAATTTCCGCTATCTTGAGGGAGAAAATGGTGAATTCACCTTTCAGGATGTGCGCCAATTTGGAGAGAACATTGACGAAGAGGATCGAGTTCTACTGACGATTCGTACCACAGAGGATGATGGACCGACAGTTACATTTACCAGTCCAGAAGCTGGAGGAATTTCAACAAACGTAGAACTGAGTCAAGTAGCAACTATTGAAAATCGTGCAGTATCTCAGAATACACAGGACGTTACAATAGAGGTGAACAAAGGCATTAAGATCCCTGTTAATGTTCAAGGTAGTGATCTCTTTTCTGCTTCTCTTTTTGGGGATATCACTCGATTAGAAGCGGCACTAAAGGATCCAAACACAACAGGTAGCGACCTCTCTGGTTATATTACGGACATTGATAATCACCACGCAACGTTTGTCTCGGAGCGCTCTGAAGTGGGTGTTCGTCTAAATCGAATTGACATGATGGTCACAAGACTTGAAGATCAAGACGTTAATTTGAAAAAAATGATGACGAATAATGAAGATGTTGATATAGAAGAAACTATCATGAACTTGGTTATGGCGGAAAATGTTAATCGAGTTGCGCTTGCTTCAGGTGCCCGAATTATGCAGCCGTCCCTTATGGATTTTTTAAGGTAA
- the flgK gene encoding flagellar hook-associated protein FlgK has protein sequence MSSTFFGLETARRGINAQRYGLQTTSHNIANANTQGYSRQRVNLNPTTAFPTAGMNQPSIPGQIGTGVEGGSIQRIRDQFLDVQFRSRAADSGFWHASYKSFERMEDIFNESFKTPESEAQSSNISKQLNQFWNAWSDLASGKESKSVLKEEANTIAESFNSVARDLVETRGQIKEEIDATQREINSLLDSINEINVQIRGVEPHGYVPNDLYDRQDALIDQLSNLIDITVTRSPSGGQASKVAEGAATITMRGADGSRTELVTYNDPSNVASFSINYNDSDFEEVSSMTVTKGTETTTLDAGDLAKGEWSGLIKAFGYLEDSTDPNSIEGDYVWALNQLKDVTQAFAREVNAVHSIGYKEPNAGGQMELGGDFFTFSDDGIPFSLTVNEEILANTDNIASLGVNLDSLVDKTAYQELLKQSPLDYTAIQAFLSNDNNFKDGTPKAITGNHTNAQLISEIRDVKVSFGTESKQIGTFYRDFVGQMGSKGKQAAQNYVNSDLLLFSIDSRRQEVSNVSMDEELTMMIQYQHAYNAAARSITVADEMLDRIINGMGVVGR, from the coding sequence ATGTCATCAACTTTTTTTGGATTAGAAACGGCCAGACGTGGAATTAATGCTCAGCGTTATGGCTTACAAACAACAAGCCATAATATAGCCAACGCAAATACACAAGGTTACTCACGACAAAGGGTGAACCTAAACCCGACCACTGCCTTTCCAACTGCTGGAATGAACCAACCATCCATCCCTGGTCAAATTGGAACTGGTGTTGAGGGTGGTTCAATTCAACGTATACGAGATCAGTTTTTGGACGTACAATTTCGTAGCAGAGCAGCCGATTCAGGTTTTTGGCATGCTTCTTATAAAAGCTTTGAACGTATGGAGGATATTTTTAACGAATCCTTTAAAACGCCTGAATCTGAAGCACAATCAAGTAATATCTCAAAACAATTGAATCAGTTCTGGAATGCATGGAGTGATCTTGCATCTGGAAAAGAAAGCAAAAGCGTCTTAAAAGAAGAAGCAAACACCATTGCTGAAAGCTTTAATAGTGTGGCACGGGATTTAGTTGAAACAAGAGGACAAATTAAAGAAGAGATAGATGCTACACAAAGAGAAATTAATTCTCTTTTGGACTCGATTAATGAAATAAATGTGCAAATACGTGGTGTTGAACCTCATGGATATGTACCTAATGATTTATATGATAGACAGGATGCTTTAATAGATCAGCTATCAAATTTAATTGATATAACGGTTACTCGATCACCAAGTGGTGGACAAGCTAGCAAGGTAGCAGAGGGTGCTGCGACTATCACGATGCGTGGAGCAGACGGTTCAAGAACGGAACTTGTCACGTACAACGATCCTTCTAACGTAGCATCCTTCTCCATTAATTATAATGATTCCGATTTTGAAGAGGTTTCGAGTATGACTGTAACAAAAGGCACAGAAACAACAACCCTTGACGCAGGTGATCTTGCTAAAGGGGAATGGTCCGGATTAATAAAAGCATTTGGTTATTTAGAGGACAGCACCGATCCAAATTCAATTGAAGGCGATTATGTGTGGGCTTTAAATCAACTAAAAGATGTGACGCAGGCTTTTGCTCGTGAAGTAAATGCCGTTCATTCCATTGGATATAAGGAACCAAATGCAGGTGGACAAATGGAGTTAGGTGGAGATTTCTTTACTTTCTCAGATGATGGAATTCCTTTTTCTCTTACGGTAAATGAAGAGATTTTGGCTAACACAGATAACATTGCTTCACTAGGGGTAAATCTAGATTCGCTTGTTGATAAAACAGCGTATCAGGAGTTACTTAAGCAGAGTCCACTTGATTATACGGCCATCCAAGCTTTTCTTTCGAATGATAACAACTTTAAAGATGGAACACCAAAAGCGATAACTGGAAACCATACAAATGCTCAATTAATCTCAGAGATAAGGGATGTAAAAGTTTCATTTGGTACGGAATCAAAACAAATCGGAACTTTTTATCGCGATTTTGTTGGTCAAATGGGTAGCAAAGGGAAACAAGCAGCACAAAACTATGTAAATTCTGATTTACTCTTATTCTCAATTGATAGCAGACGCCAAGAAGTCAGCAACGTCTCTATGGATGAGGAATTAACAATGATGATTCAATACCAGCATGCTTATAACGCAGCAGCAAGAAGTATTACGGTTGCAGATGAAATGTTGGATCGAATCATTAATGGTATGGGTGTAGTAGGACGATAA
- a CDS encoding flagellar protein FlgN has protein sequence MMSTQHLVTTMTELVDLHEQLNQLADQKKECLIKQNTIELEALVRNETKLVHRMQVTESIRMKAVTDLLDSKDLPTDQHTFSMVLDQINGEEKSLLTDVYNELTELVFQVKAKNDQNQLLIQDALQYVHVSLDLLAPSAEDFQYTADHQGSDKGIGRSLFDSKA, from the coding sequence ATGATGTCTACACAACATCTCGTAACTACTATGACTGAACTGGTTGACTTACATGAACAGTTAAACCAGTTAGCTGACCAGAAAAAAGAATGTTTGATTAAACAAAACACAATAGAACTTGAAGCGCTTGTTCGGAATGAAACAAAGCTTGTTCATCGAATGCAGGTGACGGAATCAATTCGTATGAAAGCGGTAACCGACCTGCTTGATTCAAAGGATCTACCAACTGATCAGCATACCTTCTCTATGGTGCTTGACCAAATTAATGGTGAAGAAAAATCGCTTTTAACCGATGTATATAATGAGTTAACTGAATTAGTCTTTCAGGTAAAAGCTAAAAATGATCAAAATCAACTACTCATTCAGGATGCGCTTCAGTATGTTCATGTTTCACTCGATTTATTGGCGCCGTCAGCTGAAGATTTTCAATATACAGCAGATCATCAAGGTTCAGATAAAGGAATCGGACGATCATTATTTGATTCAAAAGCTTAG
- the flgM gene encoding flagellar biosynthesis anti-sigma factor FlgM, which yields MKINPYSTIQSASSPRTKPSSQEELMTSKEKKDKIEISSEALDLQLSKQEDAKRAARVEELKKQIESGEYQVNAKKTAERFYDYWKQ from the coding sequence ATGAAAATTAATCCATACTCAACGATCCAGTCGGCGTCATCACCACGAACAAAACCGTCGTCTCAAGAGGAGCTTATGACTTCTAAAGAAAAAAAAGATAAGATCGAAATATCATCTGAAGCCCTTGATTTGCAATTAAGCAAACAAGAAGATGCAAAAAGAGCGGCGAGAGTAGAAGAACTTAAGAAACAAATAGAGTCTGGTGAATATCAAGTGAATGCTAAAAAAACAGCAGAGAGATTCTATGATTATTGGAAACAGTAG
- a CDS encoding TIGR03826 family flagellar region protein: protein MGELANCSECGSLFVQTLRPLCTSCYRKQEEDYKKVSLYMRQKKNRMATLLDVCEHTEVEERRVRQFIREGRLIVTSFPNLGYPCESCGKMIQMNRICSTCKRELEEELDSLKGKQPQDKEVTDKQATQSRLNQFL from the coding sequence ATGGGTGAGTTAGCGAACTGTTCGGAATGCGGGTCTTTGTTTGTTCAGACTCTTCGTCCTTTATGTACCTCCTGTTATCGCAAGCAGGAAGAAGACTATAAAAAGGTTTCATTATACATGAGGCAAAAGAAAAATAGAATGGCTACCTTACTGGATGTATGTGAACATACAGAAGTAGAGGAGCGCCGGGTTCGTCAATTTATTCGTGAAGGACGACTCATAGTAACATCCTTTCCAAACCTGGGGTATCCATGCGAGTCCTGTGGAAAAATGATACAGATGAACCGAATCTGTTCTACTTGTAAACGTGAATTAGAGGAAGAGTTGGATTCTCTAAAAGGGAAACAGCCACAAGATAAAGAAGTAACCGATAAACAAGCAACGCAGAGCCGATTAAATCAGTTTCTTTGA
- a CDS encoding ComF family protein, giving the protein MKEWFAQFKFNGDAVAARYFSSILYKQYQRHYQEYTVAAIPLSERSLEEREFNQVELLIESWRCNTMTLGRIDREKQSKKSRNDRILLVQDSPFYVEEIAEKDLLNKVVLIDDIYTTGTTVRQAAKTLKKAGAQTVASLTVAR; this is encoded by the coding sequence TTGAAGGAGTGGTTTGCCCAATTTAAGTTTAATGGCGATGCTGTAGCTGCACGATATTTTTCTTCAATCCTCTATAAACAATACCAACGACATTATCAAGAATATACTGTAGCAGCAATACCTTTAAGTGAAAGAAGTTTAGAAGAACGTGAATTTAATCAAGTCGAATTGTTGATAGAAAGTTGGAGGTGTAACACCATGACATTAGGTAGAATTGATCGAGAAAAACAAAGCAAAAAATCAAGAAACGATCGGATCTTGCTTGTTCAAGATAGTCCTTTTTATGTAGAAGAAATCGCTGAAAAAGACCTATTAAATAAAGTAGTGTTAATAGACGATATTTATACTACAGGCACAACCGTGCGACAAGCCGCTAAAACATTAAAAAAAGCAGGTGCACAAACGGTCGCATCTTTGACCGTAGCCAGGTAA
- a CDS encoding DegV family protein, with protein sequence MKKTAIVTDSTAYISDETAKEQDIHIIPLNVVIGNEAYQELVDLGTEQFYQEMAANEVLPTTSQPAIGNFVQLFESLAKDGYEEIISIHLSSKISGTYQTALSADDMVEGVEILGFDTEISCAPQSYFVLEAARLARDGQTAAEIIKHLQDLKQRVMAYFMVDDLNHLHRGGRLSGAQRIVGNMLKIKPILQFVEGEIVPYEKVRTEKKALSRIFDLLKEDADSRKVTEITVIHANRIEKAQEIVSMLKGIHTDIPISISFFGPVIGTHLGEGSIGICCSNHVFRSVKSLPDHKLVNVPWEPLRRFLAGRRLTQKEIPFPQSILEEHELAGYIQHTQGLTSSPHHMCKRCGNKDPSLFGRFNSPLKQEHIYYCRHCLALGKISSTTRLYTWKAPTPTYVIPSKPLQWTGTLSTGQSNASNQVIKAIQENSSILVWAVCGAGKTEVLFHGIEAALLAGKRVLLATPRTDVVKELAPRFKKAFPEVKQAALYGGHTKEDTSAPLILATTHQVMRFYQAFDVVIVDEVDAFPYTFDPSLKYGVLQAKKTDACEVYLSATPSKELRNEANLRVVRIPRRYHGYDLPVPRMVWCGNWKKALQKERVPKVVMQWIIEHVNQRTPALLFVPSIYVLDQVSAVLTTHQIRHAAVHSASEDRHTHIESFRAARLPLLITTTILERGITIPRVDIAVLGAEADLFTESALVQISGRVGRDHLAPTGDAVFFHYGKTLAMQAAINHIRKMNEEEVQA encoded by the coding sequence ATGAAAAAAACAGCGATTGTTACAGACAGTACCGCATACATATCGGATGAAACCGCTAAGGAACAAGATATTCATATCATTCCCCTAAATGTAGTAATAGGGAACGAAGCCTATCAAGAGCTAGTTGATTTAGGCACGGAGCAATTTTATCAAGAGATGGCAGCAAATGAAGTGTTACCAACTACTTCACAGCCGGCAATCGGGAACTTTGTCCAGTTATTTGAATCATTGGCGAAGGACGGATATGAAGAAATTATTTCGATTCACTTATCATCTAAAATAAGTGGAACGTACCAAACAGCTCTTAGTGCTGATGATATGGTGGAAGGTGTCGAGATTTTAGGGTTTGATACCGAAATAAGCTGTGCGCCTCAATCTTATTTTGTCTTAGAGGCAGCGCGGCTAGCAAGAGACGGACAAACAGCAGCAGAGATTATCAAGCATTTACAAGATCTTAAACAACGTGTGATGGCGTATTTTATGGTGGATGATCTGAATCATTTGCACCGTGGTGGACGATTAAGTGGTGCACAGCGAATCGTAGGCAATATGTTAAAAATCAAGCCGATCCTTCAATTTGTTGAAGGAGAAATTGTCCCTTATGAAAAAGTACGTACAGAGAAAAAAGCACTCTCTCGAATCTTTGATCTGTTAAAAGAGGATGCAGACTCTCGCAAAGTAACAGAAATAACCGTTATTCATGCAAACCGTATAGAAAAAGCACAGGAAATAGTATCAATGCTTAAAGGGATACACACAGATATCCCGATCTCTATCAGTTTCTTTGGGCCAGTAATCGGTACACATCTAGGAGAAGGTAGCATTGGGATCTGCTGCAGTAACCATGTATTTAGGAGTGTGAAGTCTTTGCCTGATCATAAACTAGTAAACGTACCATGGGAGCCTCTACGCCGGTTTTTAGCCGGCCGTAGGCTCACACAAAAAGAAATCCCCTTTCCTCAAAGTATCCTCGAAGAACATGAACTTGCCGGATACATTCAACACACTCAAGGTCTCACAAGTTCTCCTCATCATATGTGCAAACGCTGTGGCAACAAAGACCCCTCATTATTTGGCCGATTCAACTCACCTCTTAAACAAGAACACATCTACTATTGCCGTCACTGCTTAGCACTTGGTAAAATCTCCTCCACGACACGTCTCTATACATGGAAAGCTCCAACTCCAACGTACGTCATTCCTTCTAAACCCCTTCAATGGACAGGTACACTCTCAACAGGGCAAAGTAATGCCTCTAATCAAGTGATAAAAGCTATTCAAGAGAATTCTTCGATTTTAGTCTGGGCAGTATGTGGAGCTGGAAAAACAGAAGTACTTTTTCATGGTATTGAGGCCGCCTTATTAGCAGGAAAGAGAGTACTTCTAGCCACACCTAGAACAGATGTAGTCAAAGAGCTAGCTCCCCGGTTTAAAAAAGCCTTTCCTGAAGTCAAACAGGCTGCGTTGTACGGCGGACATACAAAAGAAGATACGTCTGCTCCCCTCATTTTGGCCACCACTCACCAAGTGATGCGATTTTATCAAGCTTTTGATGTTGTGATTGTGGATGAAGTCGACGCCTTTCCGTATACATTTGATCCAAGTTTAAAGTATGGTGTGTTGCAAGCTAAGAAAACGGATGCTTGTGAGGTTTATCTTAGCGCCACGCCTTCAAAGGAATTAAGAAATGAGGCGAACCTTAGAGTTGTGCGTATTCCAAGGCGTTATCATGGGTATGACCTTCCTGTTCCACGAATGGTTTGGTGTGGAAACTGGAAAAAAGCGCTACAAAAAGAGAGGGTACCAAAAGTCGTGATGCAATGGATTATTGAACATGTTAATCAAAGAACACCAGCATTGCTCTTTGTACCTTCCATCTATGTTCTTGATCAAGTATCAGCTGTATTAACGACACACCAGATTCGTCATGCGGCGGTTCATTCAGCATCAGAAGATCGACATACGCATATTGAATCGTTTAGAGCGGCTAGATTGCCGCTGCTTATCACAACGACCATATTAGAGAGAGGTATTACGATTCCACGAGTGGATATTGCGGTACTCGGTGCAGAAGCAGATTTGTTTACGGAATCAGCACTTGTGCAAATTTCCGGAAGAGTAGGCAGAGATCATTTGGCACCAACAGGAGATGCTGTGTTTTTTCATTATGGTAAGACCTTAGCTATGCAAGCTGCAATCAATCACATTAGGAAAATGAATGAGGAAGAGGTGCAAGCATGA
- a CDS encoding DegV family protein, producing the protein MKKTAIVTDSTAYISDETAKEQDIHIIPLNVVIGNEAYQELVDLGTEQFYQEMAAKLH; encoded by the coding sequence ATGAAAAAAACAGCGATTGTTACAGACAGTACCGCATACATATCGGATGAAACGGCTAAGGAACAAGATATTCATATCATTCCCCTAAATGTAGTAATAGGGAACGAAGCCTATCAAGAGTTAGTAGATTTAGGCACGGAGCAATTTTATCAAGAGATGGCAGCAAAGTTACATTAA
- a CDS encoding response regulator transcription factor has translation MNETEQKNIRIVIIDDHQLFREGVKRILALENNFEVVADGEDGADAVSLVRQHSPDVILMDINMPKLNGVEATRDLVKAFPHVKVLILSIHDDETYVTHVLKTGASGYLLKEMDAEALIEAVKVVASGGAYIHPKVTHNLIKEYRRLAKEDEEHEESIGFREVEYRKPLHILTRRECEVLQLMTDGQSNRAIGETLYISEKTVKNHVSNILQKMNVNDRTQAVVEAIKKGYVVVR, from the coding sequence TTGAATGAAACAGAACAAAAGAACATACGTATAGTCATCATTGATGACCACCAACTTTTTAGAGAAGGTGTTAAACGAATTCTTGCTTTAGAAAATAACTTTGAAGTGGTAGCGGATGGAGAAGATGGAGCCGATGCGGTTTCACTTGTGAGACAACATAGTCCTGATGTTATTCTAATGGATATTAATATGCCTAAGCTGAATGGCGTAGAGGCAACAAGAGATCTAGTTAAAGCATTTCCTCATGTTAAAGTTCTCATACTCTCAATTCATGATGACGAGACCTATGTGACTCACGTCTTAAAAACGGGAGCTTCAGGCTATCTATTAAAAGAAATGGATGCCGAAGCACTTATTGAAGCTGTGAAGGTTGTCGCTTCTGGTGGTGCGTACATCCATCCAAAGGTTACGCATAATCTTATTAAAGAATATCGTCGACTTGCAAAAGAAGATGAGGAGCATGAGGAATCGATTGGTTTTAGAGAAGTAGAATACCGAAAGCCTTTGCACATCCTTACTCGTCGTGAATGTGAAGTCTTACAATTAATGACGGATGGCCAAAGTAACCGAGCAATTGGCGAAACATTATATATAAGTGAAAAGACCGTTAAAAACCATGTAAGTAACATCTTACAAAAAATGAACGTAAACGACCGGACGCAAGCAGTAGTCGAAGCCATTAAAAAAGGTTATGTGGTTGTTAGGTAA
- a CDS encoding YigZ family protein — MQPSHLTINDNGTHEIIIQKSRFISHFKHTTTEVEAQTFISEIKKQFASANHNCSAYVIGENNDLQKANDDGEPSGTAGVPMLEVLKKRNVRNTTVVVTRFFGGIKLGAGGLIRAYSRSVSDGMNAVGLIQRLLVNEISITFEYGWLGKMENELRQSPYPIKSFDYAEAVQVVLYIQPKDLQTFKEWITDLTSAQVVIKEGSKTYLDLDFPTTSI, encoded by the coding sequence ATGCAACCTAGCCATTTAACGATAAATGATAACGGGACACATGAAATAATCATTCAAAAGTCTCGTTTTATTTCACACTTCAAGCACACAACAACAGAAGTAGAAGCACAGACCTTTATCTCAGAGATAAAAAAACAGTTTGCTAGTGCCAATCATAATTGCTCAGCCTATGTCATTGGGGAGAATAATGATCTGCAAAAGGCAAATGATGATGGCGAACCATCTGGTACTGCAGGTGTTCCAATGCTAGAAGTCTTAAAGAAAAGAAACGTACGAAATACGACTGTTGTTGTCACTCGTTTTTTTGGCGGAATCAAGCTTGGCGCCGGTGGACTTATTCGTGCATATAGTCGATCTGTAAGTGATGGGATGAATGCTGTAGGTCTTATTCAGCGACTACTCGTTAATGAAATTTCCATTACATTTGAGTATGGCTGGTTAGGAAAAATGGAGAACGAACTCAGACAATCCCCTTATCCAATTAAATCATTTGATTATGCTGAAGCAGTGCAAGTTGTCCTATACATCCAGCCTAAGGACTTACAAACGTTTAAAGAATGGATAACTGATTTAACCAGTGCACAGGTAGTTATAAAAGAAGGCTCTAAGACCTATCTTGACCTAGACTTCCCAACAACCTCTATTTAA
- a CDS encoding pyroglutamyl-peptidase I family protein, producing MYSMLHSLKQRELDIPAGFVHIPFSHEMSLHSKNPSLSYEEMEKAVRIMITQLK from the coding sequence ATGTATAGCATGCTCCATTCCCTTAAACAGAGGGAGTTAGATATCCCGGCAGGTTTTGTTCATATACCATTCTCTCATGAGATGAGTCTTCACTCTAAAAATCCAAGCCTTTCATATGAAGAAATGGAAAAGGCAGTCCGGATTATGATTACTCAACTTAAATAG